The genomic stretch GGGGCCAAGCACTGCCGCGTTGGTGAGCGCCGCTGGGAAGCGTGCAATCCCTTGTACGCGCCTGAACGGCGAGAGCCTGATGCTGCTCGGCTACGGGCGCTTCCAGAAACGCATCAAGGCGACGCTCACGAGCGAGACGCGTCAGATCGCCGTAGATCTGGCTTCGGACAAGGAGGAGACCAATAGGATCCTGCGTGACGCGGGCCTGCCGGTGCCGAGGCAGCGCAAGGTCTTTAGGGCCCGGGACGCCGTCCGTAGTGCCGAAGACATCGGCTATCCGGTCGTGATCAAGCCCATGGACTGTAATCACGGGCATGGCGTATCCACTCAACTTACAACGCCGGAGCGAGTGGAACTAGCTTTCGACAGGGCCCGGGAGTACAGCAAGGCAGTGCTCGTCGAAAGCTATATCCCGGGGTCTGATTACCGCATGCTGGTGGTCAATGATCAATTGGTGGCGGTTGCCAGACGCATCCCTGCACATGTGTTGGGCGACGGCGTTCGCACCATCGAGGAGTTGGCGGAAGAGGTCAATCGGGATCCACGCCGGGGTGTGGGGCATGAGAATGTGCTCACCCGCATCGCGCTCGATGGCGTGGCAGAACGTCTGCTGGCCGAAAAGGGTTATAGCCCCGCGACGGTGCCTGAGCCTGGCGAGACCGTCTATTTGTGTGCCACCGCCAACCTCTCCACCGGTGGCACAGCCATCGACGTCACCGATAGCGTGCACCCGGACAATCGGGAAATGGCCGTCCGGGCGATCAGGGCCATTGGCCTGGACGTCGGTGGTGTTGATTTCATCACCACCGATATCTCCGCGTCGTATCGTGAGACTGGCGGCGCCATTTGCGAGGTGAATGCCTGCCCGGGTCTACGGATGCATCTGGCGCCGAGCGACGGCACGCCCAGGGACGTGGCCGGGCCCATCATCGACATGCTGTTTCCACCCGGTGCTCCAACGACCGTCCCCATTGCAAGCATTACCGGCACCAACGGCAAGACCACCACGTCGCGCATGCTGGCCCATATCATGAAGCTGGCGGGCTACACGGTTGGTCTGGGTACAACCGATGGCGTCTACATCGACGGACGGCTGACTGTGGAAGGCGACATGACCGGGGCGACATCCGCGCGCATAATTCTCGCGGATTCCGCTGTCGACGCCGCCGTACTGGAGACGGCCCGGGGCGGCCTGCTGCGGTGTGGTTTGGGCTATCCGGAGTGCAACGTGGCGGGCTGCCTCAACGTGACCGCCGATCACCTGGGCCTGCGTGGGGTCGAGACCGTGGAGCAGATGGCCGAGGTCAAGCGCATCGTCATCGAAGTGGCGAAGGACATGGCTGTCGTCAACGCTGACGATCCCTTATGTCTGAAGATGGCGGATCATAGCCACGCAAACCGCCTGGGCTACGTGACCATGAACCCTGCCCACCCGCTGGTCAATGAGCATATACGGGCGGGCGGGGTGGCGGTCATCCTGGAGGAAGAGATAAACGGCCACATGATCACCCTGTGGGACGGTGGTCACCGTTTTCCGTTGCTGTGGACGCACCTGATTCCGGCCACGGTGCAAGGGCTCGCTCTGCACAATGTGCAGAACGCGATGTTCGCCGCGGCGCTCGCTCGCGGTCTCGGGATCGATCTCGAGGGCATCCGCCTGGGCCTGCGCACGTTCGAAAACACCTTCCAGCAGACCCCCGGCCGCTTGAACATCTATGATCAGCATCCGTTCAGGGTGATTCTGGACTATGCGCACAATCCGGCGGCCGTGAAGACCATGTGCGCTTTTGTAGACCGGCTGGGCGCCGCGCGCGCGAAGATCATTTCGCTGACGGTCCCGGGCGACCGCCGTGACGAGGACGTCCTGGAGATCGCGCGTATTGCGGCCGGACACTTCGAGCATTACATCTGCCACCGGGACTGCGACTCGCGTGGGCGGGCTCACCTCGAAGTGCCGGAAATGCTGTGCTACGCGCTGCGCGAGAACGGGGTCGGGGCAGAGCAGATCCAGGTCATCGCCGATGAGCAGGCAGCGAATCAATCGGCGCTCGAGATGGCTGGCCCTGGCGATCTGCTCCTCCTGTTGAGCGAAGACTACACGCGTGCCTGGGAGCAGATTGTGCACTTCAGGCCCAATGGGCAAGCAGGGCATGCGGCCGAGAGAAGGCCGGTCCCGGTCAAGGTCCACTTGGACGACCTGGGCGGGTTCCATGGAGATCATTCGTGACGAGCGCGGCGTGCGGCTGGCGCGAGAGATCGAAGACTGAATGAGTTTTCGCCGTGGTTACGACGACATGCCAGGCGGTCTCAAGCTGACCTGGTGACAGGGCTCCAGGGCGGGTGAAGCATAAGGCCCATCCTTCGTGGAGTTCAATACCTTGGAGAGTCAAAATGGACGAGAAACAGAAATTTCTTCTCTACAACGATAACGACACCACGCTTGATGCCTTCGCGAAGCGGAGGATGGCCGTCGAAGTCGCCCTGGACTTCATACGTAATGAAGCAATGAGCGGGTCTTCGCGCAATTCCGTGGATTACAATATGAGACACCTCTCGGACTACGCCGATTTTATTCAGGAAGCCTTGAGAGGCAGTGAGCGAGAAGCCTTTAGTGGCAGGGATCGAGAAGCGTCGAGAGGCAGGGATCGAGAAGCGTCGAGAGGCAGGGATCGAGAAGCGTCGAGAGGCAGGGATCGAGAAGCGTCGAGAGGCACGGAGCACTAGCGGGCCTGGTGCGCTTGTGCATGGCAGGCGCAGCGCACGCTCTTGAGGAACTCTGTCGCGGTCGCAAGCGGCGCCTCCGAGAAGACCTGGAGAGAATGGGTCGGGCGTATGCCCGGCCCACGCCAGTCTGCGAGTGCGCCCCGGGCAAAGGGAATCGGGAAGACAGGGAATAACTGTTATTTTGACCCACACTGGCTTACGTTGCTCGGACTCGGCCCGCTTCAGCCTCAGAGCATCTGACGCGTGGAGGTCACAGACCTCTCATTTGCATTAATTCTGCCTTCACACTCAGGACGATTCCGCTCGCCTGTGTAACGGCAAAACAGCAATTTTTGATTCACGCCTGTGCATCTGTCGGTAGACCCGCGGACGACTCACGCCGTGCCGGGCGGCCAGGGCGCTGATCGGTTCAGCGGCCGCCAAAGCCCGAATGGCCATCACGTGGCGTTCGTTGGTAGCCAGTTTTAGGGGGCAGCGCAAACGGATAGATTCATTGCGACGTAGCGTTGAAAATGGGGCCATATTATCTCGTACTATTCTTCGCTCCTCGCCGATGTAACCCCGTTGAACCTCGCCCGGTGTCGAACGGAATAAGCGCTTCCACACAAACGCATCCAAGCCGCCGACTCCAGCCGCGGCGGCTTGTAGCGACAGACCAGATATTTGATGGTGCAGGTTGCTTTATCTGTAGATGTCTCTATTTTTAATAGACCGTCTGCCGGACGGGTCGATGGCTCCGAGTTGATTGAAGAACGCCCGTGTGT from Paraburkholderia sp. IMGN_8 encodes the following:
- the cphA gene encoding cyanophycin synthetase, whose product is MEIKSIVAYQGPNIHAHFPVIRCTVDLGVLEEWPTVRLGQGFIDRLLGYLPGLQQHGCSYNTPGGFVRRMWEGEGIWLGHVMEHMVIELQKVAGSDVSFGRTRAAGPCGHYEIVYEYHDEDIGRQAGKLSLALIGHLLPDELKPERDLDEEFDFERELNDFIRYARSRDVGPSTAALVSAAGKRAIPCTRLNGESLMLLGYGRFQKRIKATLTSETRQIAVDLASDKEETNRILRDAGLPVPRQRKVFRARDAVRSAEDIGYPVVIKPMDCNHGHGVSTQLTTPERVELAFDRAREYSKAVLVESYIPGSDYRMLVVNDQLVAVARRIPAHVLGDGVRTIEELAEEVNRDPRRGVGHENVLTRIALDGVAERLLAEKGYSPATVPEPGETVYLCATANLSTGGTAIDVTDSVHPDNREMAVRAIRAIGLDVGGVDFITTDISASYRETGGAICEVNACPGLRMHLAPSDGTPRDVAGPIIDMLFPPGAPTTVPIASITGTNGKTTTSRMLAHIMKLAGYTVGLGTTDGVYIDGRLTVEGDMTGATSARIILADSAVDAAVLETARGGLLRCGLGYPECNVAGCLNVTADHLGLRGVETVEQMAEVKRIVIEVAKDMAVVNADDPLCLKMADHSHANRLGYVTMNPAHPLVNEHIRAGGVAVILEEEINGHMITLWDGGHRFPLLWTHLIPATVQGLALHNVQNAMFAAALARGLGIDLEGIRLGLRTFENTFQQTPGRLNIYDQHPFRVILDYAHNPAAVKTMCAFVDRLGAARAKIISLTVPGDRRDEDVLEIARIAAGHFEHYICHRDCDSRGRAHLEVPEMLCYALRENGVGAEQIQVIADEQAANQSALEMAGPGDLLLLLSEDYTRAWEQIVHFRPNGQAGHAAERRPVPVKVHLDDLGGFHGDHS